The Halomonas qaidamensis genome includes the window ATTTCAGGTGCAGGACAGGATGTTGAAGAGGGCGGTCAAGCAGTACAAGATGCGGCAAGTTAAGGCTATTTATTATTGGCACGTCTTGGCGTGAATGAACGGGTTAGGCATAGTTGTCTAACCCGTTTTGCATTGTGGGTAGTTATTAGCCAAACAAGGAAGAATCATCATGAATCACCCATTACGCTACGCTAAGAAAAAATTGGGTAGCCTTACGGTATTACTCGCATCGGTATTACCAGTCTCGGTCTTGTTGGTGGCATGTGCTGGTTCTCCCGAGAATGTCCCTGCCCCAAAGCCACCTACTGTAGGTCAGCCTTCTGCTGAGATGAACACTAGGTGCGATGCTGAAGCAGTTCAGTACGCTATTGGCGCTCCTTTTGATGAAGCCAATGTACCCACTCTACAAAATGAGAGCGGCGCTCAGCAGGTACGAGTACTCAGGCCTAACAGTGCCGCTACCTTAGACTACCGAGAAGATCGCTTAAATATTTTGCTTGAAAGTAACGACATGATTGAAGCGTTGCGCTGCGGCTAGCGTAAGATCAGTACAACACAGGCGGCCGTTAATAACCCCATGGTGATATTAAACAGCCGCCAAGCTTTATCACTTTTTATCCACTGCCCAATAGCGCTGCCAAACGCTGCCCATAAAGCAATACACGGCAGCGCGACCAATTCTGCAAAACCAGCTAACACTAGCGCATTTACTACTGGCTGCCCGTTTTCGGGGAGAAATCCTGCCATCAACGCCAGCCCCATTACCCAAGCTTTAGGATTAGCGAATTGAAACATTGCGGCTTGCAAAAAAGTTAGCGGCACGCCGTGTTGAGTTCCTTTGAGATTCGGCGGCGGTGCAGTGGCTATCTTCCAAGCTAAATACAGCAGATAGGCGCTACCCACCCAGCGGAGTGTCATTTGCACCATAGGAAAGCGTTCAAACAAGACGCCAAGCCCCAGCGCGATACCGGAAAACAGCAGAAAACAGCCGCCTAAAATGCCCCACATATGAGGCATAGTTCTGCGAAAACCAAAATTCGCCCCAGAGGCGGTCAGCATAATATTGTTTGGCCCAGGGGTAAGCGTCATCGACATCATATAAAGCGCAGCCGGGCCAAGCAGTAGCCATTCGTTGTTCATTTTGTATCCATACAATTTTGTGGTTTAGATTGTTTTTTGATCGCTTTTGTAAGCATAATGGCGGGTAAATCTACGTCAAAGGTTTTATTGTCACCATGACAATTTGGGTGCCTTCACTTGAGTGTTTTTCTGGGCCACGCTATCGCGCTATTGCCCAGTCCATTGGCGCAGCCATCTCGGCCGGCGAGCTTGCCCCAGGCGAACGCTTGCCACCTCAGCGGCGCTTAGCGGATGCATTGGGGGTGACCGTAGGCACCGTTACCCGGGGGTATGCTGAGGCAGAGCACCATGGCTGGGTAACCGCTCGAGTAGGCAGTGGAACCTTCGTCAAGCAACCTGCGCCAAAAACCGTTTTTGATATGGCATGGCGGACGGGTGATGACAGTGATGTCATCGATTTAAGCTTAAGTTTGCCGCCGCCTCACCCACTTCGTTTGCAGGCGTTCAGTGCTGCTTTAAAGGCAATGAGCGAATCGCCTTCTGCAGTAACGCGAGGAGTCTCCTATCTTGATGCGAGGGGAGCCGAAGGTCACCGCGAGAGGTTGGCAGAATGGCTAGCGCAGTTAGGTATGTCGCTGAACGCAGATGAGCTGCTGATTACTCAGGGAGGGCAGCATGGCATTAGTCTTGTGCTTAGCACGTTGCTGCGCCCTGGTGAACTGATAGCGACCGATGCCTTGACCTATCCAGGTGCAATTAGCGCTGCCCAGCAAGCACACCTAAAAATGGTGGGCATTGCCTTTGATGAATCGGGAATGTGTATGGAGGCGCTGGAGGCTCAGTGCGCCCGCCAGGCACCCAGGTTAATCTATGTGACACCTGATCAGAATAATCCTACCGGCGCTTGTCTTAGCGAGGCTCGGCGAGAGCAATTAGTGGCGCTTGCCAGACGTTATGACAGTTGGCTACTGGAAGATGGTGTGCAGTATTTGCCTGCTGAGCAGCGCGGCACACCGCTGTATCAGTTAGCGCCAGAGCGAACGCTGTTTGTCTTCAGTACCGCAAAGGTACTAGCGGGTGGGCTGCGTATTGGTGTCTTGCGGGCGCCTAATAAACTGCTTGAACGCCTTGCCGCCGGATTAAGGGCACAAAGTTGGATGGTGCCGCCACTGATGGTTGATATTGCCTGTTATTGGATCGCTCAGCCCGAGGCGGCTTCACTGCTTACGTGGCAAACCGAGGAGCTAGCCGCGCGACAGCAAATAGTGACAGAGATATTTTTCGGTTACACGCTGGGCCGAAGTCATAACGGCAGCAATGTCTGGCTTACGTTGCCGGAGGGAAGTCGTGCCATTGAGCTGTGTGAACGCTTGCAGCTGCAAGGCGTTAAAGTTTCAAGTGCGGAGCCTTTTTGTGTGGGAAGTACGCCAGCGCCCCAGGCAATTAGGATTTGTATTGGGGCTGCTGCAGACAGGCAGACATTAACCCAGGCACTGAATGTTATTAAGCAGTGCTTGGCTCAGCCGCCGTTGGCAACTATTACCGTATAACAGGGCTATTAATAGCCCTGTTGTTGATAAACAAGCTACTCATAACAAGCTATTTATAACGGTCTTTCCATCCTTGGTGGCGTACCTGCTCTTTGAGCATTTCGAGAATGTCGTAAAGCACTTGTTCGGTGACATGCGCGCTTGTTTCATCCACGGTTAGCCAACTGTTGAAGCCCGTTTCAGCCGTACGCTCAACCAGTTGGCGAAACTCAGCTGAGTGAATGCCCTGGGCGAGTTCATCCACTAGCCGCTGAGCAACCCCACTAAGAGAGGCCTGCATAGCGTTTGAGGCTGTGTTTCCCATGGGGAGGCGGTGTAGTTTTTGAATTTCTGGGCTTTCCCGTAGTGTTCGGCTAACTAAGTCATCAATCGCCGCCATGATAGTGGTACGGTTTTGTTGATAGGCTTGCCCCACAGTTGTTTCTAATCGCTGAGCAATTTCATGAATTAGCTGGGCCTTGCGAGGGAGGATAACGCGATCAATGACCCGCTCTGTTAGTGAATCGCTAGCCACAATTTGCTCTTGTACATTACCTAGTAAGCGCAGTGCAATGCGGTCGGAAAGCTCTTCTAGCAGGATATCGTAATACTTGGCAAAAAAGCGGTAGCTGTCCCAACTTGTTACATCAATCAAGCGCAGTCGATGCAGCCGATTTAATAGCGATACCACGCGCAGCACGCGCAATAAGCGGAACCCGCTGAGTGGAATGCAGCCCAGTACGTCATACCAGTGGACAAACGGGTAGAAAAACCAGCGGTGATAACGGCGTTCGGCAATCGCTACCGCCCATCCCAGCAGTACATCCGCTATAAAGATACCGACAAAAAACAAATCAATAGTAATAAAGCGGCTGTGAACTACTGAATCGTAAAACGCGTGGAAACTGGGTGTAAGGCTGGCAATAGCATCGTTAATTGGCCCAATCAGAAACAGCGAGTCAAACAGTAGCAGGCTAAGGTTGATAATAACCGCAGCGAGAATAAAAAAATCCCAACCGATATGCGCATACTCAACGGTTTTAGGTAGGTGTGGGTAGCGCTCCCTGACGGGCATGAGGGCTCCTTGCTCTGCGGTGTGTTTTAGCGTTAAGAGTGGTGTTGATGGTGGTGTTGATGGGTAAGCAACTCTTCTTGCTCTGCTTGCTTACGTAGTTTTTTACGCAGTGCTGCTTTTTCAAATCGTAGTTTCTGTAGCGAGGTTTTAAGGGCGAGTGGTGGCACTAGCGCGGGCTTGCCATTTGAATCTACCGCCACCATGGTGAGATAGCAGCTATTGGTGTGACGAATCAGCTTTTCACGAATATCTTCGGCCACTACCTTAACCCCGATCTCCATAGAAGAGCGCCCTACGTGGTTAACGCTAGCTAAGAAAGTCACCAATTCGCCGACATGAATCGGCTGTTTAAACAACACCTGATCGACGGAAAGCGTGACAACATAGTGACCCGAATAGCGGCTTGCGCAAGCGTAGGCCACCTCATCGAGTTTTTTAAGAATAGCACCGCCGTGTACTTTGCCACTGAAATTGGCCATGTCGGGTGTCATTAACACGGTCATGGAGAGTTCATGCTGGCCGGGTAGGGCGCTATGTTCAACGTGGGCGTCTGACATACATAAAAACCTACATAGAGAAAAATGCCCGCCCCAAGGGGCGGGCGCTAAACAGACAGTTAGTGTTCTAAAACTATCACGACGTTAGTGGCTATCACTTCTTAAAACCATACTAGGCCAACAGAAATGATAATGCCGGTGATAAACAGTTGGATGAGGCAGAAGCCCATGATGTCTTTCGCTTTCAGACCTGCGATAGCCAATACTGGCAGTGCCCAGAAGGGCTGTAATAAGTTAGTCCAGGCATCGCCCCAGGCGACTGCCATAGCCACACGAGAAATGTCAGCACCCAGCGCTTCTGCGGCAGGTAGCATAACAGGCGCTTGAACGGCCCATTGGCCTCCGCCGGAAGGTACGAACAGGTTTACGATGCCCGCGCTTAGAAATGACCAGAAAGGCAGTGAAGTCGCGGTGGCGAAAGAGACTAACCACTCCGACATGCTTTGGGCCAATCCCGACTGCACCATGATGGCCATAATGCCTGCGTAGAAGGGGAATTGAATGACAATACCTGCGCCGCCTTTAATAGCTTCATTTAAGCTATTGAGCAGGTTGCGTGGGGTACGATGCAGCACAATAGCCAAGAATAAAAACAGGAAATTGACGACGTTGAGGTTTAAGCCACCGCTACGCAGTAGAAAGTGGTCAAGCAGGAACAGAAGCCCTGGTACGCCCACTAAAAGGGCTAGCGGCATGCTATTCTCGAGCTTTTCCGCTGGGCGGGTAATACGGCCCTGAACTTCAGGTTCATCGTCTAGCAGCTTGGCATCTACATACACGCTGTCTTTTTCATCTGGCAGCATCAAGCGGTTAACCAGCGGTACGGCGATAAACAGACAAATCACAATTGCTAAGTTAAAGAAGGCAAAAATAGTCGAGCCGGTACCAATAACGCCTATTTGGTCAGCGGAGAAGTGGCCTTCCGTTGCAATGGTTAGCGGAATTGAACCCGCAAGGCCACCATGCCATACAACGAAACCAGAGTAAGCGCTGGCAACT containing:
- a CDS encoding acyl-CoA thioesterase, which produces MSDAHVEHSALPGQHELSMTVLMTPDMANFSGKVHGGAILKKLDEVAYACASRYSGHYVVTLSVDQVLFKQPIHVGELVTFLASVNHVGRSSMEIGVKVVAEDIREKLIRHTNSCYLTMVAVDSNGKPALVPPLALKTSLQKLRFEKAALRKKLRKQAEQEELLTHQHHHQHHS
- a CDS encoding short-chain fatty acid transporter, which codes for MLKLISKPAVKLVERYLPDPYIFVLLLTLIASIAAIAVERQTPLAVLRMWGDGFWGLLTFSMQMLLVLVTGFMLASSPPVKRILQKIASTAKSPGGAIILVTLVSLAASWINWGFGLVVGALFAKELARLIRVDYRLLVASAYSGFVVWHGGLAGSIPLTIATEGHFSADQIGVIGTGSTIFAFFNLAIVICLFIAVPLVNRLMLPDEKDSVYVDAKLLDDEPEVQGRITRPAEKLENSMPLALLVGVPGLLFLLDHFLLRSGGLNLNVVNFLFLFLAIVLHRTPRNLLNSLNEAIKGGAGIVIQFPFYAGIMAIMVQSGLAQSMSEWLVSFATATSLPFWSFLSAGIVNLFVPSGGGQWAVQAPVMLPAAEALGADISRVAMAVAWGDAWTNLLQPFWALPVLAIAGLKAKDIMGFCLIQLFITGIIISVGLVWF
- a CDS encoding I78 family peptidase inhibitor; protein product: MNHPLRYAKKKLGSLTVLLASVLPVSVLLVACAGSPENVPAPKPPTVGQPSAEMNTRCDAEAVQYAIGAPFDEANVPTLQNESGAQQVRVLRPNSAATLDYREDRLNILLESNDMIEALRCG
- a CDS encoding aminotransferase-like domain-containing protein, whose translation is MTIWVPSLECFSGPRYRAIAQSIGAAISAGELAPGERLPPQRRLADALGVTVGTVTRGYAEAEHHGWVTARVGSGTFVKQPAPKTVFDMAWRTGDDSDVIDLSLSLPPPHPLRLQAFSAALKAMSESPSAVTRGVSYLDARGAEGHRERLAEWLAQLGMSLNADELLITQGGQHGISLVLSTLLRPGELIATDALTYPGAISAAQQAHLKMVGIAFDESGMCMEALEAQCARQAPRLIYVTPDQNNPTGACLSEARREQLVALARRYDSWLLEDGVQYLPAEQRGTPLYQLAPERTLFVFSTAKVLAGGLRIGVLRAPNKLLERLAAGLRAQSWMVPPLMVDIACYWIAQPEAASLLTWQTEELAARQQIVTEIFFGYTLGRSHNGSNVWLTLPEGSRAIELCERLQLQGVKVSSAEPFCVGSTPAPQAIRICIGAAADRQTLTQALNVIKQCLAQPPLATITV
- a CDS encoding LysE family translocator; protein product: MNNEWLLLGPAALYMMSMTLTPGPNNIMLTASGANFGFRRTMPHMWGILGGCFLLFSGIALGLGVLFERFPMVQMTLRWVGSAYLLYLAWKIATAPPPNLKGTQHGVPLTFLQAAMFQFANPKAWVMGLALMAGFLPENGQPVVNALVLAGFAELVALPCIALWAAFGSAIGQWIKSDKAWRLFNITMGLLTAACVVLILR